A portion of the Tepidanaerobacter syntrophicus genome contains these proteins:
- a CDS encoding carbohydrate ABC transporter permease: protein MRKNFKPGDVTGTRLIVYYIVLILVAFVSLFPFYVMFVSSTLSTSQILNIPPHLSFGNQLLENFKNLSEKINISRVIFNSLFIAITYTLLTLLLDSMAGYALAKYEFKGKSIIFGIIISTLMVPSQVTLVPMFIMMNKIGWQNTYWAIIFPALANAFGIFLMRQNMTSFPTALIEAARIDGCSEFGIFFQIVMPNMKPALGALGIYNFMSQWGNFMWPLIILATKDMYTLPVALASLEGLMYKDYGMMMLGSTISTIPIIIIFLIFQRQFVSGLIGGSIKE from the coding sequence GTGAGAAAAAACTTTAAACCGGGAGATGTGACCGGAACAAGATTAATAGTTTACTATATTGTTCTTATTTTAGTTGCATTCGTGTCACTGTTCCCATTTTATGTTATGTTTGTATCTTCTACACTTTCCACAAGTCAAATACTCAACATTCCACCGCACTTGAGTTTCGGTAATCAGCTGCTTGAAAACTTTAAAAATCTTTCTGAAAAAATCAATATTAGCAGAGTGATTTTTAATTCCCTATTTATTGCAATAACCTATACACTCCTTACACTGCTTCTCGATTCCATGGCCGGCTATGCTCTTGCCAAATATGAGTTTAAAGGCAAATCCATAATTTTTGGAATAATTATTTCCACATTAATGGTGCCTTCTCAAGTGACCCTTGTACCAATGTTTATTATGATGAATAAAATAGGATGGCAAAACACTTACTGGGCCATTATATTTCCGGCTCTCGCCAATGCCTTTGGAATATTTTTGATGAGACAAAACATGACTTCATTCCCGACAGCTTTGATAGAGGCGGCGCGCATAGATGGCTGCAGCGAATTTGGGATCTTTTTTCAAATAGTTATGCCTAATATGAAGCCTGCCTTAGGAGCTTTGGGAATATACAACTTCATGTCTCAGTGGGGAAACTTTATGTGGCCGTTGATAATTCTCGCAACTAAGGATATGTACACTCTTCCTGTGGCTTTGGCTTCTCTTGAAGGCTTAATGTATAAGGACTACGGGATGATGATGTTGGGTTCCACAATATCTACCATTCCTATCATAATAATATTTTTGATTTTCCAAAGGCAGTTTGTTTCAGGCCTTATTGGCGGTTCAATAAAAGAGTAA
- a CDS encoding ABC transporter substrate-binding protein, producing the protein MMFKKVTILAVVLCMVFAMAGCGSKPAENSTEAPKEDTSAQGEKPKLSGELTVWSWDVAAKALQEAAVNFNKIYPDVKITVEDLGTDQVYDKMTTGLVANVGLPDVVTIEGERVASFAGKFPEGFVDLTDAIKTDDFLPVKISECKSNGKLVAFPWDAGPATVYYRTDLFEKAGIKAEDIKTWDDFIAAGKVMNEKVGVKMVPLAASRNANLFGMILNQLGSYFFDAEGNTTLNTDAAIKAMSIIQKMYDEGITYDNTDWDGLVSATQSGKIATVPSAVWWAGTLMDEVPDLSGKWAVMRLPKVGNEGVQAAVYGGSNVMIPAATQNREAAVEFVKFAMTDMDTQITAFTKYGLFPSYIPTYDDPAFDQEVEYFGGQKIWKFFAEVAKEIPELYYTEDFPEVYSRVIDAQAKVTLKHAEVKATLDALQKDITNMLGK; encoded by the coding sequence ATGATGTTTAAAAAAGTCACGATTCTTGCAGTAGTTTTGTGTATGGTGTTTGCTATGGCCGGCTGCGGCAGTAAGCCTGCTGAAAACAGCACTGAGGCTCCAAAAGAAGATACTTCTGCCCAAGGTGAAAAACCTAAACTCTCAGGAGAGCTGACGGTATGGAGCTGGGATGTAGCTGCCAAAGCGCTTCAAGAAGCAGCGGTAAATTTTAACAAGATTTATCCCGATGTAAAGATAACGGTAGAGGACTTAGGAACAGATCAAGTGTACGACAAAATGACTACAGGCCTTGTGGCAAACGTAGGTCTGCCTGATGTAGTAACCATTGAAGGCGAACGTGTTGCAAGTTTTGCCGGAAAATTTCCGGAAGGCTTTGTAGATCTCACTGATGCGATTAAAACAGATGATTTTCTACCTGTTAAAATCTCAGAATGCAAGTCAAACGGAAAACTTGTTGCATTTCCTTGGGATGCCGGTCCGGCCACGGTTTATTATAGGACCGACCTGTTTGAAAAAGCAGGCATAAAAGCAGAAGATATAAAAACATGGGACGATTTTATAGCTGCCGGAAAGGTAATGAACGAAAAAGTGGGAGTAAAAATGGTGCCTCTTGCAGCATCTAGAAATGCCAATCTTTTTGGCATGATTTTGAATCAGCTCGGTTCATATTTCTTTGATGCCGAGGGCAATACAACACTGAATACCGATGCTGCGATAAAAGCCATGTCGATTATTCAAAAAATGTATGACGAAGGAATAACTTATGATAATACAGACTGGGATGGTCTTGTTTCGGCTACCCAAAGCGGTAAAATTGCAACAGTGCCCTCTGCTGTCTGGTGGGCAGGCACACTAATGGATGAAGTGCCGGATCTTTCCGGCAAGTGGGCAGTAATGAGACTGCCAAAAGTAGGGAATGAAGGTGTTCAAGCAGCGGTTTATGGAGGTTCTAATGTTATGATACCTGCAGCTACCCAAAACCGTGAAGCAGCCGTGGAATTTGTAAAATTTGCTATGACAGATATGGATACCCAGATTACAGCATTTACCAAATACGGCCTGTTCCCTTCGTATATACCAACATATGACGATCCTGCATTTGACCAAGAAGTAGAATATTTTGGCGGGCAAAAGATTTGGAAATTCTTTGCAGAAGTAGCCAAAGAAATTCCCGAGCTCTACTATACAGAAGATTTTCCAGAGGTATATTCACGTGTAATAGATGCCCAGGCAAAAGTTACATTAAAACATGCAGAAGTTAAAGCAACGCTTGACGCACTCCAAAAAGACATAACTAATATGTTGGGCAAATAA
- the gcvPA gene encoding aminomethyl-transferring glycine dehydrogenase subunit GcvPA gives MAKKPFIHPYIPNSVPGIKAEMMKEIGIQDIDELYSEIPDALKFKSKLNLPDPILSECELEQHVSKILDKNSTSREYLSFLGAGCYDHYVPAVCDEINRRPEFLTAYAGEPYEDHGRFQALFEYESMMAELLDMDVVNVPTYDWNQAASTAIRMAQRITGRNEAVVVKTINPDRLLTIKNYCHPAVKIIIADFDKKTGLADLEDLRKKISSNTAAVYFENPSFLGVLEEQCNEISELAKQNGALTIVGVDPISLGVIAPPSNYGADIVCGDVQSLGIHMNYGGGFAGFIATRDEEKFVSQYPSRLFGVTTTVVPGELGFGDVFYDRTSFAKREQGKEFVGTASALWGITAGVYLALMGPKGMEDIGKTILQKSYYGAKELAKVKNINSPYLSSAFFREFVVNFDDTGKTVEEINKMLLEKGIFGGKDLSQTFPELGQSALFCITERHTASDIHKLVKSIESILK, from the coding sequence ATGGCAAAAAAACCATTTATCCATCCTTATATTCCCAATTCTGTTCCTGGAATAAAGGCCGAGATGATGAAGGAAATAGGGATACAAGATATTGATGAGCTTTATTCGGAAATACCTGATGCACTAAAATTTAAGTCAAAACTAAATCTTCCGGATCCAATACTTTCAGAATGTGAGCTTGAACAGCATGTAAGCAAAATATTAGATAAAAACAGCACATCAAGAGAATATTTGAGTTTCTTAGGCGCAGGCTGCTACGACCATTACGTGCCTGCAGTGTGTGATGAAATAAATCGCAGACCTGAATTTTTGACTGCATATGCTGGCGAACCCTACGAAGATCATGGACGTTTTCAGGCGCTGTTTGAATATGAAAGCATGATGGCAGAGTTGTTAGATATGGATGTAGTAAATGTGCCAACTTATGATTGGAACCAGGCTGCATCTACAGCAATCAGAATGGCTCAGCGAATCACCGGCCGCAATGAAGCTGTAGTCGTAAAGACGATTAATCCTGATAGGCTTTTGACAATAAAAAACTACTGCCACCCTGCAGTAAAAATTATTATTGCAGATTTTGACAAGAAAACAGGACTTGCCGACCTTGAAGATTTAAGAAAGAAGATATCTTCGAATACAGCTGCCGTTTATTTTGAAAATCCCTCTTTTTTAGGCGTCCTTGAAGAACAATGCAACGAAATATCCGAACTTGCAAAACAAAATGGCGCACTGACCATCGTAGGCGTTGATCCTATATCTCTTGGAGTAATTGCTCCGCCATCGAATTACGGAGCCGATATAGTTTGCGGTGATGTGCAATCACTTGGGATACATATGAATTACGGAGGAGGGTTTGCAGGTTTTATTGCAACTCGCGATGAAGAAAAATTCGTTTCCCAATATCCTTCAAGGCTATTTGGCGTTACCACCACAGTAGTTCCCGGCGAATTAGGATTTGGAGATGTATTTTATGATAGGACATCTTTTGCAAAACGAGAGCAGGGAAAGGAATTTGTCGGAACAGCATCAGCTCTTTGGGGTATTACAGCAGGAGTTTATCTTGCGCTAATGGGGCCGAAGGGGATGGAGGATATAGGAAAGACAATTCTTCAAAAGTCTTATTATGGAGCAAAAGAACTGGCAAAAGTCAAAAATATAAACTCTCCGTATTTATCGTCTGCTTTTTTCAGGGAATTTGTTGTAAACTTTGATGATACAGGTAAAACCGTGGAAGAAATCAATAAAATGCTGCTTGAAAAAGGAATTTTTGGCGGAAAAGACTTGTCTCAAACCTTTCCCGAACTAGGTCAAAGCGCTCTTTTCTGTATTACAGAAAGGCATACGGCTTCAGACATCCATAAACTTGTAAAAAGTATAGAAAGCATTTTGAAATAA
- the gcvPB gene encoding aminomethyl-transferring glycine dehydrogenase subunit GcvPB yields the protein MSEKKSLLRKGFHQAKWDEPVIFELSTKGERGIYVPQAEEEISNAVGDSLDLIPKNLRRKTPPNLPEMSQAKVLRHYLRLSQEVLGADVNIEIGQGTCTIKYSPKINEKFASSPKITELHPLQPESTVQGVLEIMHKTDTFLREISGLDRFTFQPGGGSQAIFAIASMIRAYHESRGEGDTRNEIITTIFSHPSNAAAAAVKGFKVITLHPDKDGYPDIEELKKVVSNRTAGLMITNPEDTGIYNPRIAEFTSIVHEVGGLCSYDQANANGILGITRAKEAGFDFCFFNLHKTFSSPHGCGGPGVGALGVVKKLESFLPAPIVDFDGEKYFLNYNLEHSIGKIRSFYGTIPAVIRAYAWIMSLGDEGLKEVAKIAVLNSNYLCKKIKEIKGVSIPYALGKYRFEQVRYSWEPLTKETGVTTEDIQRRMCDFGLHYWTSHHPWIVPEPFTLEPTESASKDDLDEYLEALREIAKEAYENPEKVKNAPYNSCVHKINTEPLDDPKKWGITWRSHLKKIKGEK from the coding sequence ATGAGCGAGAAAAAGTCGCTTTTAAGAAAAGGCTTTCATCAGGCAAAATGGGATGAACCGGTAATTTTCGAGCTTAGCACAAAAGGCGAGCGCGGTATATATGTTCCGCAAGCAGAAGAAGAAATTTCAAATGCTGTTGGGGATAGCCTTGATTTAATACCTAAAAACCTGCGAAGAAAGACGCCGCCGAATCTTCCCGAAATGTCTCAAGCAAAGGTTCTGCGCCACTATTTGAGGCTTTCTCAAGAAGTGTTGGGTGCTGATGTAAATATCGAAATAGGACAAGGCACATGCACAATCAAATACAGCCCCAAAATAAACGAAAAGTTTGCATCTTCCCCTAAAATAACAGAACTTCATCCCTTGCAGCCTGAAAGCACAGTTCAAGGCGTTCTCGAAATAATGCATAAAACTGATACCTTTCTAAGAGAAATATCAGGTCTTGACAGATTTACTTTCCAGCCGGGAGGCGGCTCTCAGGCAATTTTTGCTATTGCATCTATGATTCGAGCATATCATGAATCCCGGGGTGAGGGGGATACGAGAAATGAAATCATAACCACAATTTTTTCGCATCCTTCAAATGCAGCCGCCGCAGCAGTAAAGGGATTTAAAGTTATAACGCTCCACCCTGACAAGGACGGCTATCCAGATATTGAAGAACTGAAAAAGGTAGTGTCGAATCGGACGGCAGGTCTTATGATTACAAATCCTGAGGACACCGGAATATATAATCCCAGAATCGCTGAATTTACCAGTATTGTCCATGAAGTGGGAGGATTATGCAGTTATGACCAGGCAAATGCCAATGGAATATTGGGGATTACTCGGGCAAAAGAAGCAGGTTTTGATTTTTGTTTCTTTAACCTGCACAAGACATTTTCATCGCCCCATGGATGTGGCGGGCCCGGTGTAGGGGCATTGGGTGTTGTCAAAAAGTTAGAGAGCTTTTTACCGGCGCCTATAGTGGATTTTGATGGTGAAAAGTACTTCTTAAATTACAATTTAGAGCACAGCATAGGGAAAATACGCTCATTTTATGGGACAATTCCTGCTGTTATAAGAGCGTATGCATGGATAATGAGTCTAGGCGATGAAGGTTTAAAAGAAGTTGCAAAGATAGCAGTATTAAACAGTAATTATTTATGCAAAAAGATTAAGGAAATAAAGGGAGTATCTATTCCCTATGCCCTGGGCAAATATAGATTTGAGCAGGTCAGATACAGTTGGGAGCCTCTTACAAAAGAAACAGGCGTCACAACAGAGGATATTCAACGGCGCATGTGCGATTTTGGGCTTCACTACTGGACGAGCCATCATCCGTGGATTGTTCCTGAGCCTTTTACCTTAGAACCTACTGAATCTGCCTCGAAAGACGACCTTGATGAATATTTGGAAGCTCTTAGGGAAATTGCTAAAGAGGCTTATGAGAATCCCGAAAAGGTGAAAAATGCTCCTTACAACAGCTGTGTTCATAAAATTAATACAGAACCGTTGGATGATCCTAAAAAATGGGGCATAACATGGCGGTCGCATCTAAAGAAAATAAAAGGCGAAAAATAA
- a CDS encoding SDR family NAD(P)-dependent oxidoreductase: MDVNKNILALDGKTAVVTGAASGIGFASAKTLAEFGAEVFLLDINEDAGEKAAAEISQSGCKAHFLKCDITSGQSCQKVVEEIQKRSGHIDILHNNAGIIIRKNVVELEENEWDKSIDVCLKGVYLLSKYVIPVMAAGGGGSIINTGSGWGLKGGDNAAAYCAAKGGVVNLTRAMAIDHGPQNIRVNCVCPGDIDTPMLRSEARQLGIPEDEMIKSSAVTRPLLKVGTPLDIAYAVLFLASEMSSYVTGSVLVADGGGLA; encoded by the coding sequence ATGGATGTAAATAAAAATATACTAGCTCTTGATGGAAAAACAGCTGTTGTTACTGGGGCTGCGTCAGGGATAGGTTTTGCTTCGGCAAAGACATTGGCTGAGTTTGGTGCTGAAGTATTTTTACTTGATATAAATGAAGATGCCGGAGAAAAAGCGGCTGCAGAGATTTCACAAAGCGGCTGCAAAGCTCATTTTCTAAAGTGCGATATTACCTCCGGCCAAAGTTGCCAAAAGGTGGTAGAGGAAATACAAAAAAGAAGCGGCCATATTGATATTCTACACAATAATGCGGGAATTATTATCAGAAAGAATGTCGTTGAACTGGAAGAAAATGAATGGGACAAGAGTATAGATGTGTGTCTGAAGGGAGTGTATCTGCTTTCGAAGTATGTAATTCCTGTAATGGCGGCAGGTGGTGGAGGAAGCATTATTAACACAGGCTCGGGCTGGGGACTTAAAGGGGGCGACAATGCCGCCGCATACTGCGCTGCAAAGGGCGGCGTTGTAAACTTAACACGTGCCATGGCGATAGATCACGGTCCTCAGAACATTAGAGTAAATTGTGTCTGTCCGGGAGACATTGATACTCCCATGCTAAGAAGCGAGGCAAGACAGCTCGGAATCCCTGAAGATGAAATGATAAAGTCATCTGCCGTTACAAGACCACTGTTAAAAGTAGGAACACCCCTTGATATAGCTTATGCAGTCCTTTTTCTTGCCAGCGAAATGTCTTCCTACGTAACTGGAAGCGTCTTAGTAGCAGACGGCGGTGGCCTTGCATAA
- a CDS encoding IS1182 family transposase, with protein MLRLKPKQLSFHSLLYDKIPENHILKRIDSVVDFSFINELLKGSYCKEFGRPAKEPEMMCKLLFLQHLYNLSDERVIEEASLNLAYLYFLGLNPEDALPDKSLLSKFRTHRLEESTLDEIITEIVRQCVEKGIIEGGSVSIDTTHIQANTIKKTPERLMKHLGKKIIKTYTEETGKTLEDIPEAPAYKEIEDHKEAKAEMKEYLETVIDKVNENISANEQKTKEAINKAKEILDDPKFINQKGVRSLIDEDARVGYKSKNHNYFGYKTEFAMTTDERIITCVRTANGAYTDGNHTKEMLEQTKKAGIRIDEVYADKAYFRKPILDDIKEINAKAYIPVSESVYRIDESEFTYNKDSDQWQCSQGNITEKRRHFKSKKDKKETYKYYFEINQCKACPIHDKCCKRSSRKILNVGLNTPEFYEISQYQKTEEFKEKYKKRASIEGKNAELKRFHGLYRARGYGLLSVSIQSKLAAIAVNIKRIAAIVSSFFILFFKKPIFSRANLGF; from the coding sequence ATGCTTCGACTTAAGCCAAAGCAACTGAGTTTTCATTCATTGCTGTACGACAAAATTCCGGAAAATCACATACTAAAAAGGATAGATTCAGTGGTTGATTTTTCTTTTATCAACGAACTGCTAAAAGGCAGCTATTGCAAAGAGTTTGGCCGTCCTGCAAAAGAACCGGAAATGATGTGCAAGCTGCTTTTCTTGCAGCATCTATATAACCTTTCGGATGAAAGAGTAATAGAGGAAGCAAGCTTAAACCTTGCCTACCTGTATTTTTTAGGCCTCAATCCTGAAGATGCCCTTCCGGATAAAAGCCTGCTTTCAAAATTCAGGACCCATCGCTTGGAGGAATCAACCTTAGACGAAATCATAACAGAAATCGTAAGACAATGTGTAGAAAAGGGAATCATAGAAGGAGGCAGCGTAAGCATAGATACTACCCATATACAAGCAAATACCATTAAAAAAACCCCTGAACGGTTAATGAAACATTTAGGAAAAAAGATCATTAAAACATATACAGAGGAAACGGGAAAAACCTTAGAAGATATACCCGAAGCGCCGGCCTACAAGGAAATTGAAGATCATAAAGAGGCTAAGGCCGAAATGAAAGAATACTTAGAGACTGTAATAGATAAAGTAAACGAAAATATATCCGCAAATGAACAAAAGACCAAGGAAGCAATAAACAAAGCTAAGGAAATATTAGACGACCCTAAGTTTATAAATCAAAAAGGAGTGCGTTCGCTAATAGACGAAGACGCAAGAGTCGGCTATAAAAGTAAAAACCATAATTATTTCGGCTATAAAACCGAGTTTGCCATGACAACGGATGAACGCATCATCACTTGCGTAAGAACAGCGAACGGAGCATATACCGACGGAAACCACACAAAAGAAATGCTTGAACAAACAAAAAAAGCCGGCATAAGGATTGATGAAGTTTATGCAGATAAAGCGTATTTTAGAAAACCCATACTGGATGATATAAAAGAAATAAATGCAAAAGCCTATATACCTGTAAGCGAATCAGTCTATAGAATCGATGAAAGTGAATTTACATATAACAAAGACTCCGACCAGTGGCAGTGCAGCCAAGGCAACATAACAGAAAAAAGGAGGCATTTTAAATCTAAAAAAGACAAAAAAGAAACCTACAAATACTATTTTGAAATAAATCAGTGCAAGGCATGCCCCATACACGATAAATGCTGCAAAAGAAGTTCGCGTAAAATTCTCAATGTAGGTTTAAATACACCGGAGTTTTATGAAATATCGCAGTACCAAAAAACCGAGGAGTTTAAGGAAAAATACAAAAAGAGAGCTTCAATCGAAGGCAAAAATGCCGAACTTAAACGATTTCACGGGCTGTATCGAGCAAGGGGATACGGTCTGTTAAGCGTGTCCATACAATCGAAACTAGCCGCAATAGCGGTAAATATAAAGAGGATAGCAGCAATAGTATCCTCTTTTTTTATTTTGTTTTTTAAAAAACCTATATTTTCCAGAGCAAATCTTGGTTTTTGA
- a CDS encoding uroporphyrinogen decarboxylase family protein has product MINAKKLQEERVKIYEDILDNKIPKRVPVDISLTLEAVAQFGGLDLVEAQWKLEKLKEPADKICQLVYSDICVFAGSFRLPSFYQALESRSFIMASNGFIQHPEVVGMTVEDYDYLIEKPYDCILERVLPRLYKAFNASDPINSAISLTKSLLAYQSDYRQLTDIINDLVEKYGFYPSSIFKGGFTETPFDLLADQLRGFRGISVDIRRIPDKVKAACEALYPIAFKKGLPKNPSKYSRVFMPLHMPAFIREEDFAKLYWPTFKRMTYEYASLGINCSLLCEGDLLRYLDYLYELPTNTLLVFESGDPKLIKEKLGKKHIITGLYPIMSLKTKSKKDCVKEVKEYIDILAPGGKYIFSLDKHPLMLNDINLENLCAVAETVRDYAVYTNPGDTAGIEFNKEDYTVEPSRELESKYYKTWDQYKALNPNVSEFGKDKLQWLEEMIFQYLIYLIL; this is encoded by the coding sequence ATGATTAATGCAAAAAAGTTGCAGGAAGAAAGGGTAAAGATCTATGAGGATATCCTTGATAATAAAATACCCAAGAGAGTTCCGGTAGATATATCCCTTACACTTGAAGCTGTAGCCCAATTTGGAGGCCTTGATCTGGTAGAAGCTCAGTGGAAACTTGAAAAACTTAAAGAGCCTGCGGACAAGATATGTCAGTTGGTTTATTCTGACATATGTGTTTTTGCCGGAAGTTTTCGCTTGCCTTCTTTCTACCAGGCCCTTGAGTCGCGTTCATTTATCATGGCATCAAACGGCTTTATTCAGCATCCGGAAGTAGTAGGAATGACGGTGGAAGACTATGATTATCTTATCGAAAAACCTTATGATTGTATCCTAGAAAGGGTTCTTCCTAGACTGTACAAAGCTTTTAACGCTTCAGATCCCATCAACAGCGCAATAAGCCTTACGAAAAGCTTGCTTGCATATCAGAGCGATTATAGGCAACTTACAGACATAATAAATGATCTGGTAGAAAAATATGGATTTTATCCAAGCTCGATTTTTAAGGGCGGTTTTACCGAAACACCTTTTGATCTTCTTGCAGACCAACTTCGCGGATTTAGAGGCATAAGTGTGGATATTAGGCGTATCCCTGATAAAGTTAAGGCTGCCTGCGAAGCATTATATCCTATAGCATTTAAAAAAGGTCTGCCAAAAAATCCTTCAAAATACAGCAGAGTTTTTATGCCACTACATATGCCGGCCTTTATCAGAGAAGAAGATTTTGCAAAACTTTACTGGCCTACCTTCAAACGCATGACTTATGAATATGCATCCCTTGGTATTAATTGCAGCTTACTTTGCGAAGGAGATTTATTAAGATATTTAGATTATCTGTACGAACTACCAACAAATACACTGCTTGTCTTTGAAAGCGGTGACCCAAAGCTTATAAAAGAAAAACTTGGAAAAAAGCATATTATTACAGGCTTGTATCCAATTATGAGTTTGAAAACCAAATCTAAGAAAGATTGTGTTAAAGAAGTTAAGGAGTACATTGACATCCTTGCTCCGGGAGGTAAATACATATTTAGCTTGGACAAACATCCGCTCATGCTAAATGACATAAACCTAGAAAATCTATGTGCTGTTGCTGAAACCGTAAGAGATTATGCAGTTTATACTAATCCGGGAGATACTGCAGGCATTGAGTTTAACAAAGAAGATTACACAGTCGAGCCTTCAAGAGAGCTCGAAAGTAAATATTATAAGACATGGGATCAATATAAAGCGTTGAACCCAAATGTATCAGAGTTTGGTAAAGATAAATTACAATGGCTTGAAGAAATGATTTTTCAATATTTAATTTACTTGATTTTATAA
- a CDS encoding uroporphyrinogen decarboxylase family protein — MNDVKALQEERISIYHDVYDNKVPKRVPVGISLPFEFVAQYGGLNLAQAQWNPSIVEETADKLCQKVYSDTCVFSGSLRFPSFYELMKSQSFVMASNGFIQHPEVVGMMPEDYDYLIEKPYDCILERVLPRQYKALDAADPINSAISLTKSVLAYNNDFMESGMIVGKLTEKYGYYPGNLFSGGFSEAPFDFIADQLRGFKGISMDIRRIPDKLKEACEAVYPIVFKKGLPAQISNYGQVFLPLHMPTFMREKDFENLYWPTFKRMLDEYASMGIHCSIFCEDDWTRYLDYLYDLPTDTVLMFEYGDPKIIKGKLGKKHIITGLYPIVNLKTKSEKECVDEVKRYIDILAPQGKYIFGFDKQPLLLNDINLENLCAVAETVRDYAVYTNPGDTAGIEFKKEEYKVEPSRKLESKYYKTWDQYKALNPNVSEFGKDKLSNLEDAVFQYLVYLLM, encoded by the coding sequence ATGAATGACGTAAAAGCATTGCAGGAAGAAAGGATCAGCATATATCATGATGTATATGATAATAAGGTGCCAAAAAGAGTTCCTGTAGGCATAAGCCTTCCCTTTGAATTTGTTGCCCAGTATGGAGGGCTGAATTTGGCTCAGGCGCAGTGGAATCCTTCGATAGTGGAAGAAACCGCTGACAAATTATGTCAGAAGGTTTATTCTGATACCTGCGTTTTCTCCGGCTCATTGCGTTTTCCTTCCTTTTACGAGTTGATGAAATCTCAATCCTTCGTTATGGCATCAAATGGATTTATCCAACATCCGGAAGTAGTTGGCATGATGCCGGAAGATTATGATTATCTTATTGAAAAACCTTATGACTGTATTCTGGAAAGAGTGCTTCCTCGCCAATATAAGGCGCTTGATGCAGCAGACCCGATTAATAGCGCTATAAGCCTTACAAAAAGTGTCTTAGCATACAATAATGACTTTATGGAAAGCGGCATGATAGTTGGAAAACTTACCGAGAAATACGGCTACTACCCGGGGAATTTGTTTAGCGGCGGTTTTTCGGAAGCGCCTTTTGACTTTATAGCTGACCAACTTAGGGGATTTAAAGGTATAAGCATGGATATTAGGCGCATTCCTGATAAGTTAAAGGAAGCATGCGAAGCAGTTTATCCCATAGTGTTTAAAAAAGGTTTGCCTGCGCAAATTTCTAACTACGGACAAGTGTTTTTGCCTTTGCATATGCCCACATTTATGCGTGAAAAGGATTTTGAAAATCTTTACTGGCCTACATTCAAAAGAATGTTGGATGAATATGCTTCGATGGGGATTCACTGCAGCATATTTTGCGAGGATGACTGGACAAGGTATCTTGATTATCTTTATGATCTGCCGACGGATACTGTTCTTATGTTCGAGTACGGTGATCCTAAAATAATCAAAGGTAAATTAGGCAAAAAGCACATAATTACAGGACTCTATCCAATAGTCAATTTAAAAACAAAATCTGAAAAAGAGTGCGTAGATGAAGTAAAGCGGTACATTGACATCCTTGCTCCACAGGGCAAATATATATTTGGATTTGACAAACAGCCTTTGCTATTAAACGACATAAACTTAGAAAATTTGTGTGCCGTTGCCGAAACCGTAAGAGATTATGCGGTTTATACCAATCCGGGAGATACTGCAGGTATTGAGTTTAAGAAGGAAGAGTATAAGGTGGAGCCTTCGAGAAAGTTAGAAAGTAAATATTATAAGACATGGGATCAATATAAAGCATTGAATCCAAATGTATCAGAGTTTGGAAAAGACAAACTTTCAAATCTTGAAGATGCAGTATTTCAATATCTGGTTTATTTATTAATGTAA